The Myotis daubentonii chromosome 19, mMyoDau2.1, whole genome shotgun sequence genome window below encodes:
- the ASPHD2 gene encoding aspartate beta-hydroxylase domain-containing protein 2 isoform X1, whose amino-acid sequence MSLEWLVAWSWSLDGLRDCIATGIQSVRDCDTTAVATVACLLVLFVWYCYHVGREQPRPYASVNSLMQGADANGLQNGYVYCQSPECVRCTHNEGLNQKLYHNLQEYAKRYSWSGMGRIHKGIREQGRYLNSRPSIQKPEVFFLPDLPTTPYFSRDAQRHDVELLERSFPTILGEFEALYKGFSNCSLPQGWKMNSTPSGEWVTFYLVNQGVCVPRNCRKCPRTYRLLGSLRTCIGNNVFGNACISVLSPGTVITEHYGPTNIRIRCHLGLKTPSGCELVVGGEPQCWAEGRCLLFDDSFLHTAFHEGAAEDGPRVVFMVDLWHPNVAAAERQALDFIFAPGR is encoded by the exons ATGTCGCTCGAGTGGCTGGTGGCCTGGAGCTGGTCGCTGGATGGCCTCCGGGACTGCATCGCCACGGGCATCCAGTCCGTGCGGGACTGCGACACCACCGCGGTGGCCACCGTGGCCTGCCTGCTGGTCCTGTTCGTGTGGTACTGCTACCACGTGGGCCGGGAGCAGCCCCGGCCCTACGCCTCCGTCAACTCCCTCATGCAGGGCGCCGACGCCAACGGGCTGCAGAACGGGTACGTGTACTGCCAGTCCCCCGAGTGCGTGCGCTGCACCCACAACGAGGGCCTCAACCAGAAACTCTACCACAACCTGCAGGAGTACGCCAAGCGCTACTCCTGGTCGGGCATGGGCCGCATCCACAAGGGCATCCGCGAGCAGGGCCGCTACCTCAACAGCCGGCCCTCCATCCAGAAGCCCGAGGTCTTCTTCCTGCCCGACCTCCCCACCACGCCCTACTTCTCCCGGGACGCCCAGAGGCACGACGTGGAGCTGCTGGAGCGGAGCTTCCCCACCATCCTGGGCGAGTTCGAGGCCCTGTACAAGGGCTTCTCCAACTGCAGCCTCCCGCAGGGCTGGAAAATGAACAGCACCCCCAGCGGGGAGTGGGTCACCTTCTACTTGGTCAACCAGGGGGTGTGCGTTCCCAGGAACTGCAGGAAGTGCCCACGGACGTACCGCTTGCTCGGCAGCCTTCGGACCTGTATTGGGAACAATGTTTTTGGGAACGCGTGCATCTCCGTGCTGAGCCCCGGGACTGTGATCACGGAGCACTACGGACCCACCAACATCCGCATCCGATGCCACTTAG GTCTGAAAACTCCAAGTGGCTGTGAGCTGGTGGTGGGGGGCGAGCCGCAGTGTTGGGCCGAAGGCCGCTGCCTTCTCTTTGACGACTCTTTCCTACACACCGCATTCCATGAAG GTGCCGCGGAGGATGGCCCACGGGTGGTTTTCATGGTGGATCTGTGGCATCCGAATGTCGCCGCGGCTGAACGGCAGGCCCTGGATTTCATCTTTGCTCCAGGCCGATGA
- the ASPHD2 gene encoding aspartate beta-hydroxylase domain-containing protein 2 isoform X2, which yields MSLEWLVAWSWSLDGLRDCIATGIQSVRDCDTTAVATVACLLVLFVWYCYHVGREQPRPYASVNSLMQGADANGLQNGYVYCQSPECVRCTHNEGLNQKLYHNLQEYAKRYSWSGMGRIHKGIREQGRYLNSRPSIQKPEVFFLPDLPTTPYFSRDAQRHDVELLERSFPTILGEFEALYKGFSNCSLPQGWKMNSTPSGEWVTFYLVNQGVCVPRNCRKCPRTYRLLGSLRTCIGNNVFGNACISVLSPGTVITEHYGPTNIRIRCHLETPRGEDKDWKSRAARSQTSGHP from the exons ATGTCGCTCGAGTGGCTGGTGGCCTGGAGCTGGTCGCTGGATGGCCTCCGGGACTGCATCGCCACGGGCATCCAGTCCGTGCGGGACTGCGACACCACCGCGGTGGCCACCGTGGCCTGCCTGCTGGTCCTGTTCGTGTGGTACTGCTACCACGTGGGCCGGGAGCAGCCCCGGCCCTACGCCTCCGTCAACTCCCTCATGCAGGGCGCCGACGCCAACGGGCTGCAGAACGGGTACGTGTACTGCCAGTCCCCCGAGTGCGTGCGCTGCACCCACAACGAGGGCCTCAACCAGAAACTCTACCACAACCTGCAGGAGTACGCCAAGCGCTACTCCTGGTCGGGCATGGGCCGCATCCACAAGGGCATCCGCGAGCAGGGCCGCTACCTCAACAGCCGGCCCTCCATCCAGAAGCCCGAGGTCTTCTTCCTGCCCGACCTCCCCACCACGCCCTACTTCTCCCGGGACGCCCAGAGGCACGACGTGGAGCTGCTGGAGCGGAGCTTCCCCACCATCCTGGGCGAGTTCGAGGCCCTGTACAAGGGCTTCTCCAACTGCAGCCTCCCGCAGGGCTGGAAAATGAACAGCACCCCCAGCGGGGAGTGGGTCACCTTCTACTTGGTCAACCAGGGGGTGTGCGTTCCCAGGAACTGCAGGAAGTGCCCACGGACGTACCGCTTGCTCGGCAGCCTTCGGACCTGTATTGGGAACAATGTTTTTGGGAACGCGTGCATCTCCGTGCTGAGCCCCGGGACTGTGATCACGGAGCACTACGGACCCACCAACATCCGCATCCGATGCCACTTAG AGACCCCGAGGGGTGAGGATAAAGATTGGAAATCGAGAGCTGCCCGCTCCCAAACTTCCGGCCACCCCTAA